A single Lactuca sativa cultivar Salinas chromosome 8, Lsat_Salinas_v11, whole genome shotgun sequence DNA region contains:
- the LOC111891167 gene encoding ribonuclease 1 codes for MKMQSNHDSPFIMLATLFSVLVLSSSQDFDFFYLVQEWPGSHCDTEQGCCYPTTGKPASDFGIHGLWPNYNDGSYPSNCNSSNSFDASKISDLISRMQLEWPTLSCPSKDGLKFWGHEWKKHGTCAESILDQHAYFETTLKLKNKINLLHALEGAGIQPNGQMYSLESITSAIQVASGYTPRIQCNNDTSGNSQLHEISLCVDSMAADFIECPVLPNGRSCGSSVEFPSF; via the exons ATGAAGATGCAATCCAACCATGACTCCCCGTTCATCATGCTCGCAACCCTATTTTCCGTACTCGTTCTCTCCTCTTCGCAAGATTTCGATTTCTTCTACTTAGTTCAAGAG TGGCCAGGATCACACTGTGACACTGAACAAGGTTGTTGCTACCCAACCACAGGAAAACCAGCTTCGGACTTTGGAATCCATGGACTTTGGCCTAATTACAACGATGGCTCGTATCCCTCCAATTGCAACTCTAGCAACTCTTTCGATGCATCTAAG ATTTCCGATCTTATTAGCCGAATGCAGTTAGAGTGGCCAACACTATCGTGCCCAAGCAAAGATGGGCTAAAATTTTGGGGTCACGAGTGGAAAAAGCATGGGACTTGTGCAGAATCCATACTCGATCAACATGCTTATTTTGAAACTACTCTtaaactcaaaaacaaaatcaatctCCTCCATGCTCTAGAAGGCGCAG GAATTCAACCGAATGGGCAAATGTATAGTCTTGAAAGCATAACGAGTGCGATTCAAGTGGCGAGTGGCTACACTCCACGGATCCAATGCAATAATGACACGTCAGGCAACAGTCAATTGCACGAAATCTCCTTGTGTGTGGACTCGATGGCAGCTGACTTCATTGAATGCCCCGTTTTGCCTAATGGGCGTAGTTGTGGTTCCTCCGTCGAGTTTCCTTCCTTCTAA